The window CCTCTCAAAGATTTCACTACATCAGAAGTGCAGTCATACATTTTTTGAATCCGGCCCAAAAGCAATTTAAGAAACAAAAAGTAACTTTACAGTGCTAATCCAATTGAATATGAAATGGTATGTATTTCTGTATTTAGATGTGATTAATGGACAAAACCATTCCAAAGACATTATGACATATGGTAATATTACACACAGagtgataattcaaataataattatttttttttggttagatttgcaatgtaagtgaaaaaaacatgcaaacatcCACATGCTTCTTTAGATTTGTTGTAGAATCCTTTGCAGTTGACATGATATTCACTTTTGGAAGGCAGATTTTACATTGCACAGTTATATTTTTGCAAAGTCTCCTTAAAAATGAAATGATCTCTATAGATCCAGTAGTTAAATGCTGAGGAACACCGCTCCATCTTCACCAGGCTGGCTAGTAGCGAGTATCAATTCTTCCCTCCCCCTCTCTTCAGAAAAAAACCTCAAAGACCGAATGTATATCAGTGGTGTGCCATTTTAGAATGAAACAAAAGAGACTGATtaggatgatcaataaattatcaACAATTAACTGCTGTTGCCTTtataatatgtaatcatgtagtCTGTAAAAGTAACTATAGTGTGATTATGAGTATTTTATAATAtgatttaatccaattacaagtacctgatttttgtaatctgattatgtaatacagattacatgtaatccattactacccagcaTTGGTAATAgtaatctcacaaaacctgtcaagaacatttcCAGGTCATATTGTAcctcaaaaatcaaaagaaagaaataaaagattgcATTTTGCAGTAAGAAAATCACGCCTACTTTAGGATCCTTAAGATTTTTGACAATTAAGCACAATTTCTCCTGAAAGTTTCATTAGCgtgtgtcacatattccctgttgtctgttgtttttgtgcttttatgttgaagttcttgtttaaaagttcctgtttcctgttaggttttgtagttctttgtagtttaattttatgattggttttcccctgattgttttctgtgacaaggcaggcaaagattgaggatctaagtgcagctttatttaaaaaaaacaagaaaacacagagtAAAGGAAAACACAGGGAACTTAGCagagagcataacaaaacatgcaagaactgacaaataaactggggggaacaagggcttaaatacacaagggaaatcaaggaacacctggggaaacaatcagggaataagaaacaatcagggaataagaaacaatcagggagaaccaatcataaaatgaaactacaaaggactacaaaaaccaaacaggaaacaggaactaaacaagaacttcaacataaaagcacaaaaacaaaagacaacagggaatatgtgacagcgTGATACCAAAAATATCTTTAttatatcatatactgtatgttattcaattatttataaagtatttatacattatagtaGAAAATTACATATTTTGCTATATGAGGAACAATTGAGTGATTATTGTGTATTTGGACAATTTCTACTCCAGACAACAATTGATCAATTTGTATGAGGTTACATAAGCAGTGTGTCCCAAATGATGAAAAAAGCTACTTGAAACCCGATCTGATCATTCAGAATGTGATGCATTGCATAAACAACTAATTTAAAAACCTGATttcaatcatatatatatatatatatatatatttgtaaacattGGATTTCATGTGTCTTATGCAGTTCAGACTACAAACAATTAATTGAGTCGGATAACCCAAAAAGTAGGattttttctgtctgtttgaggaaagacatttatacacataaagtaGCAGTTCAGTCCTCTTATTTAGGAAACAATAATGTTCATGCAAAAAAGAACTTGTTTCTGTTTTGTTAGTCATGTACCTCTTTTCAACTATGTGGGTCCATGGGCAGGGCTAAAAGTGTGCCAAAAGTGTGCCAAAAGTTTCCAACTAAATTGTAAAAGCCACCGGATATTTAAGTCACTTTATGTGACactatttgaaagcttagaactGGAACATTTCAAAGAATACCATCACTTTAGCATTTATGTCATAATATAACAAATTTAATTCTGAACCTCTGCGTCGCATATAAGTGCCACCTAGAggtgatgaatataaaacattttcacaaagCACCTAAATATATCAAATGAGAGCACAAGctatacagtttattttgttgtccTAATATCACAGTTCcaatgattatcaaaagaatcgTGAAGTGAAATAGGATCTCTTTCAGACAACAAAGACAAACATCTCATGTCTGCTCTGACCACTGCTTCTGTAAGCCCCAAGTAGCCACAAACTCTTACAAATTAGCTATTAGCTTATATGTGAGCTTGCTTGGTTAATTAATCCAATGTTATTCATGTCCAGAGCACAATTTCAAATCATCAGCAAAATATGTTATTTACTATTGATGATGAAAAGTTACATATCAATGAGGATCTCTGCTTACCAATGACAACTTCTAGTCCATTCAGATGCCGAAATATTCCACTAAACATTGAGGAACATGCTTGCAATCCAAAATAGACTGGATGTCTATGGTGTGAGTGCTCAGCTGTGTTAGAGCGCcatctacatttcagatctgtatattgtgacgGAAGGTGATAAAGGAAAAAATACGTGTTgctacttgctgccatctagtgataTGAATTAAGACTTTTTGTTGGGAGACAGAACAACCAGGACCAGAATAACATGCTTACAAAGTAAGGACAAcacaaataaaatagtttttttttttaactatgttCATAATacgattgtaaacatatacactatttatgatttatttttatttttttcaatttggaggggttttctgtcaaatgagaccAATCTTCTTGCAATTAGTCCACTGAATGTGTGTAAACTAAGCTTTTAAATTTAGGTGTAAAAAATTGCAGACGGCAGCCAAACAATGCACCAGAGTTTAGAGGTTAAGTAACATGTGTTGAGATTTGGGAGTGTAAACGCATTAGCTCTTTTCACCTGAGAACTGTGAGAAGTCAGACCCATGACCATAATCCCCTCAGGATGCCCTTGAGAGCAGTAGTATATTAAACAACCTGTCACTCTTCAATTTCTTACTCACCCCAAATAGGTTTTTTTTCTTGTTAGAGGCATAAACCTCCCTATATTTTGCAAGTTTAGTTAAAATTGTATATCTTTTCACAAATGTTGTATATTTAAACCTTATCCAAGACATATTCTCTGAAAATAGGCTTATCAATGTTTAAAGTGAGGAGAAACCGCTTCCCACATCTATTGTTGTTAATATTAGTGCAGATTCATCTGATATTTGGAAGAAGACACAAAATTAAGTAAATACCACTCTCCCTCCTCTGTGAAAACTATTAACAAAAACACTCATTTTTGACTTTGTCTTCTTGGACTTACACTAACACCTAGGTGCATAGATGCATCATTGAAACACAATAGTTTTCgtttaccaatgccattgtagaaattcactattcacagccatgattaatttaatccatgagtgaattAAAAGGgtgattactgagattaagaaaATAGTTTTTCATCTAGTCATCAGTggcagagctagggggtggccaggggtgtccccactcgcaattgctgttttagtcattttgttctttttgttcttTAGTCAATtcagttctttagaggtgaaatcatctctgtacaaatgtacaaacttaacatgcgtgcacaccaaggtcgccaaacctctctgtcccgggtgtcattgtatccactcacccccgccaccacagactgatcgttGCCCCAGCCCTGGTCACCCTTTGAAaatctcctggctccgcccctgctaGTCATGTAATTCCAACATGGCCACCCCCATGAGTGGACTCTCGCCATGTAGAATAGAGcaccttttataaggttactgatatgactggagtctttggAGATATGACTTTGGAGTAAAACTTTTATAATGAGGAAACATTACTGAGTACACTTTTAAATAGGGGTTACATTTGGTTttgtgttgggtcgccacttaaTGTCCAATGTTCAGTCTAAAACAAAACCAGCTGAGAACCAGTGTTGTACAGTTCTTTAAAGAACGATATTATATTAAATGATTATTccattgcatttttattgtacTTAATTTGAAAGGCTGGCAATAGTTGAGAATAATGGTAATAGGGGTAACTTATTTTCCCCTCTCTTTTGCTTTCTCATGACCAGGAAGTTGATGATAACAGTGTGACCCTGAATGAAGTCACGAAACATCTGTACACTCGTTTGCAagagatggagagaaaacatCAGGAGGAGAAAGAGAGACTGCAGGTCAGAAACATTTTCTTGCCGATGAAAACTGTCATGTATTATGGCCTGTCTTTCCTAAGTAAGCCACTTTCAAACTAAACACCTTGAATCTTTCATTAGGAAGAAAATAGGGAATATCAGCGGCGGTATCTAGAGGAGCATAACAACCGTATGCAGAAGTCTGAAATGAGGGCAgaagaacagaaaagaaaagtGGAGGAAATGCAGAAACTAATGCGTAGTTTGGAGCTGGAGAATGCCATGCTAAGAGAGAAACTGGCCACTGGTGAGACTGAACTTGAGACACTGAGAGAAATGAAAAAATCAACTAATGAGGATAGGTAAGTCCTTTTATACCTAagctaaacaaatacattttccaacCGACATTTGTTTTTTGTCTGACCCAAATGAACACTGTTTTTAACAATGCATTTAATATTTGGCCCATGTACTCTTAAGTTTGACATTGTTACCTTGGCTATGTTAAATTATTTTCAGCTGCAGTTTTGTTACCAACTGGTTGGCCTATTTGGAACTCTGTTAGTTGCCTTGTGTTGCCATAGAAACCTATCCATCAAACTCCAGGAATTTACGCCTCTTACACAGAGTGCTAACTGAAATATGACTCATTCATGCCTTTATAATAGTAACTTGGGTGCTTTAACAGTTTAATCACCTTTTTAATTCATCATGGTAACAGACTGGTTTGGTGTTCTGCAGGTGTGAGCAACTGGAAAAGGAGCTGGTGTCTCTAAAGAATAAAAATCATAACTTCGATGACATGCTCAAAAGTCAACAGAAGAAAGTTCGAAACATGATTGAACAGGTAAAAATACTTGCACATCCACACAGCATATTTTGAGAAACACCCATTTTTAGACAAAGACAGATCTGAGTTTGAAAATAGATAGGTAGGTTACAACGGGAATAAAGGCTCAGTGGGGTAAAATGCTCCTTTAAttgtattttctcccaaaacaataaatagcatcaaaaacaaCCACAAGACTTTCCTAAGCACCTGTGTGACACTATGAACTGCAACAATGTCCTCTTCCGTGAGATCATTGCATGTAATGTCTAAAGGATGATTTTGAGGCAGtttgatataatatatatatatattatatatatatatttatttattatatatatatatatatatatatatatatatatatatatatatatatatatatatatatatatatatatatatatatatatatatatatatatactttgatgttggcttgacaaagtattttctgaaattttaaactagttttaaaagttaGAAGTTTGGTGGTTGTACAGACATTACAGCTAGTAAAACAGCCAGCTAGCTAGTGAGCTATTGTAGGTAGTCAGGCAGaccattagatagatagacagactgacagatagactgcgttagatagacagacagacagacagacacacagacagacagacagactgccagatagatagatagatagacagacagacagacagactgccagatagatagacagacagacagacagacagacagacagacagacacacacacagacagacagccagacagacagacacacagacagactgccagatagatagatagatagacagacagacagacacacagacagactgccagatagatagatagatagatagatagatagacagacagatagactgccagatagacagacagacagacagacagacagccatagATAGActgccatagatagatagatagatagacagacagacagacagactgccagatagacagatagatagacagacagactgcctgatagatagatagacagacagacagacagacagccatagATAGActgccatagatagatagatagacagacagacagacagacagccatagATTGACtaccatagatagatagatagatagacagacagacatagatagacagccatagatagatagacatacagacagacagacagacagacagacagacagacagacagacagacagactgccagatagatagatagatagacagactgcctgatagatagatagacagacagacagacagacagccatagATAGActgccatagatagatagatagacagacagacagacagactgccagatagatagacagacagacagacagacagacagacacacacacagacagacagccagacagacagacacacagacagactgccagatagatagatagatagacagacagacagacacacagacagactgccagatagatagatagatagatagacagacagatagactgccagatagacagacagacagacagacagacagccatagATAGActgccatagatagatagatagatagacagacagacagacagacagacagactgccagatagacagatagatagacagacagactgcctgatagatagatagacagacagacagacagacagccatagATAGActgccatagatagatagatagacagacagacagacagacagccatagATTGACtaccatagatagatagatagatagatagacagacagacatagatagacagccatagatagatagacatacagacagacagacagacagacagacagactgccagatagatagatagatagacagacagactgcctgatagatagatagacagacagacagacagccatagATAGActgccatagatagatagatagacagacagacagacagacagccatagATTGACtaccatagatagatagatagatagacagacagacatagatagacagccatagatagatagatagacagacagacagacagacagccatagATTGACtaccatagatagatagatagatagacagacagacatagatagacagccatagatagatagatagacatacagacagacatagatagactgccagatagatagatagacagacagacagacatagatagactgccagatagatagatagatagacagacagacagacagacagaaatacagacagatagataacagGTAAAAATACTTGCACATCCACACAGCATATTTTGAGAAACACCCATTTTTAGACAAAGACAGATCTGAGTTTGAAAATAGATAGGTAGGTTACAACGGGAATAAAGGCTCAGTGGGGTAAAATGCTCCTTTAAttgtattttctcccaaaacaataaatagcatcaaaaacagacagacagacagacagacagacagacagacagacagacacacacacagacagacagccagacagacagacacacagacagactgccagatagatagatagatagacagacagacagacagacacacagacagactgccagatagatagacagacagccataGATTGACtaccatagatagatagatagatagacagacagacatagatagacagcctgccagatagatagatgaatcgaaaaaaattatgttaggaaactgaaactgagttttcaaacaaaaactgaTGGATGTGAATGTGGCCCAAGTCTATAGTATTTTTCCTAAATTTGATTGTCTGCTGTGCGAAAACCACAACAccgatcagttagaaaattcATATCAGCTTGAGTCAGAACAATCATAAATTCTGTGCTAAATTTGGTGAATGAAGTTCAAAGCTCTACAAATTACAATTgataattttggtcttggtttagagGTCTTGAAAAAGCCCTATGACTGTTTTGGTTTTGTCAAGCCATCATAATTAATAGATGTAATCTTGCCAAAAAAATATGCTCATAAAGAACAAACATTGAAGGAAAGAGGACATCAAGATAACAACGAAAAGAGAGATTAGGAAGATTTTCATAATTGTGCTTCATAAAAAGACAAAACAGGTTTTTACATTGAGTTTTCAGAGATGAAAAGTGAAACTCAACCTCAATCATTAATAATAGATGCAGTCATTTCCCTGCCAATCAACTGGTGCACTTTAGCTCTCATGTTACTCATTACATCTACATCAGTGCACACTGAAATTATGAATGCAAGATAAGTATTACATGCATGAGAtgcatattgtattgtattatgtGCATATAGTGTATATTGGATATCATGTGTGTATATTGTTTACAATTGTATATCATGAGGACTTGATATGGCATGTTTAGTGGTATGTGTCCTTTGGAGCTACCACCAAGTTCAATTCCTTGCAATCGCAACTTAACTTGcataaatagaaaaatagaaGATTTTACTCAGAGAGGTTTTTCATGGTCCATTTCATTTATCACAATGAACAATTCTAGCAATTGATGTCAAATGGACAGTAAATATTGAAGAGTTCCAAGCAATATACTGTAATATGATCTGTGTAGATTATGCAAACTGATACAACCATTgataaatgtaacaataaatgtGCATTAATTCATTAGTATGAGCATGTTTGAATATATTGGTACTTGTGTTAACAGGTGCAGAATTCGAGAACCATGATTGAACAGAGAGACAGGCTGATCGGTGATCTCAAAGAGAAGATGTCTTTTCTTGAAGCTGAGGTTAGTGGTAGTGTTATTAATGCCTCTCTCTTTTTAGCTCTCCCTTTGATTGTAACTGTTACATTACATGTCTCCTATAGAACAGAGAGATGCATGACCAAGTGGAGTTTTATATTGGTAATCAGGTGCCTAAACACTATAACTCAGACACGGGATCAAAGATTGTCTACAGGTAATATTCCTTTACatgaatatataaaacaataatattcTTATGCTAGAATAACATCAAGTAGTACAGATTAGTTTAGCATCTACGCCTATGAACTGTCTGCTTAAGCCTTTGAAATATGAGAAATATGGGACTAAAAAATCTAAAAGAATGAATCAGCTTTGGGACAGCTATTATCAGTTTGCTATAGCTTATAAATGTGCAAGTTGACTTATACAAAAGTGTTTCCCACTTTTGTGTTTCAGCAAACCTTTGATGCCCACAAGCCCAGGAAACAAGTCTCTGCCCTTCATTAAAGTGATCGAGATCAAGAATTAGAGAGATGGAGaaagacatttattttgtatttgtgtagCATTTTTTGGTTTCTTTTGTATATATGGAATAAAGTGATTTGTATATAGTCTGTTCTGTCtatatgtcatatatatatattctggccctaagaaactatatttttaatgcatattCAAGTTGGGAGTGGAGACTGTAGGTGGTGACATTCATTTTTGCCAGTATGTCTGTTTCAATTCCAAGATGTGTATAATCTgataatataacatttatataatcTTTGACTTGTTTATAAGTTTGTGACTGACAGTCAATTCCAGTAGTCTGATCAGAATTACACacatatattaaaaacaaaatatttaagacAAACCTGTTTACAAATCATATTTCTGTGGTACTTAAAGTATGCATCTGTTTAAATACATAAGCTAATGTAGAGTTCTGAAATTACTGCAAAGCTATGTCTTTATTTGCTTTAGGAGCTGTATCTGTATTATATTAACACTCTTGGTATTGtgaatatgttatttattttatatatatatagtaaattacACTACACTAGCTTTTTTTCCATCACTTATTagtaaatgtgaaaatattgtGTTATTGTAGATGGACTTTTAGTGCTATGGACATTTTTCTGGTATCTTAAGTGGtatataaatagacaaacgtatTTAAGATTGTGAACAATGTATGTAAGGCAATGTTACtttctatttataaatgtatctttTCCA of the Xyrauchen texanus isolate HMW12.3.18 chromosome 10, RBS_HiC_50CHRs, whole genome shotgun sequence genome contains:
- the tuft1b gene encoding tuftelin 1b yields the protein MLTDEVPQVQEVRYCLKTLREQMAARQNNNFNKKEVDDNSVTLNEVTKHLYTRLQEMERKHQEEKERLQEENREYQRRYLEEHNNRMQKSEMRAEEQKRKVEEMQKLMRSLELENAMLREKLATGETELETLREMKKSTNEDRCEQLEKELVSLKNKNHNFDDMLKSQQKKVRNMIEQVQNSRTMIEQRDRLIGDLKEKMSFLEAENREMHDQVEFYIGNQVPKHYNSDTGSKIVYSKPLMPTSPGNKSLPFIKVIEIKN